Proteins encoded by one window of Perca fluviatilis chromosome 13, GENO_Pfluv_1.0, whole genome shotgun sequence:
- the kifc1 gene encoding kinesin-like protein KIFC1, with amino-acid sequence MSRLPVSTSKRALSSSSSENGQDFGPAQKKICKDKEPVKPRAAATIIGGRRPAVGATKAPISRPVRAVGAATVAVGPSRGVLKQPVASTVPKAGGGGATKRQPWDLKGKVSDMEGKVRNFQTKIKSVNQENEVLKDTVVQSNTKVIEMEKNLARQRNQISEYEKELQALLGVRDDLEKVSGIKSLLEKELSNLEGKYKVMETLRDSQETELQTLKMKLSVQESALARLQTTLTNAEEEVSLLKDTVVQQKDELHAGEMERRRLHNTIQELKGNIRVFCRVRPLVEGGLSKHIQLPVSDNKTITLAKTEESHTGKTSDTQKNYNFNFDRVFGPQASQHEVFEEISLLVQSALDGYNVCCFAYGQTGSGKTYTMEGSEYDDYRGVIPRAVKQIFRAADKLATQGWEFTFTASFVEIYNETLRDLLYTGKASKRPEHEIRKSTNNEVTITNLTYQKVSSEDQVLGLIMLANQNRSTAQTAQNDRSSRSHSVFQLDIEGVNVGRDVKCKSTLCLVDLAGSERMLKSQSQGERFKEMTAINGSLSNLGIVISALANKESYVPYRNSKLTYLLQGCLGGNSKTLMFVNIAPEPDSFGETLNSLRFASKVNDCVIGTASANRK; translated from the exons ATGTCCCGCTTGCCGGTTAGTACCAGTAAGAGGGCTCtttccagcagcagctcagagaaTGGCCAAGACTTTGGGCCTGCTCAG AAGAAGATATGTAAGGACAAAGAGCCTGTTAAACCACGTGCCGCAGCTACAATCATCGGTGGCAGGCGACCAGCTGTTGGAGCAACGAAGGCGCCTATTT CTAGGCCAGTCAGAGCTGTAGGAGCTGCCACTGTGGCTGTCGGTCCCTCCAGAG GTGTCCTGAAACAACCGGTTGCATCCACTGTCCCAAAAGCAG GTGGGGGTGGTGCCACCAAACGTCAACCATGGGACCTGAAGGGCAAGGTCAGCGACATGGAGGGGAAGGTTCGTAACTTCCAGACCAAGATCAAGTCTGTAAACCAGGAGAATGAGGTCCTCAAAGATACAGTGGTCCAGAGCAACACAAAAGTGATTGAAATGGAGAAAAATCTTGCGAGACAAAGGAACCAGATCAG TGAGTATGAGAAGGAGCTGCAGGCATTGTTGGGAGTCAGGGATGATTTGGAGAAAGTGTCTGGAATCAAGAGCCTTCTTGAAAAGGAGCTCTCCAACTTAGAGGGAAAATACAAGGTGATGGAGACTCTCCGAGACAGCCAAGAGACAGAGCTGCAAACTCTCAAG ATGAAGCTTTCAGTGCAGGAGTCGGCTCTGGCCCGCCTGCAGACGACCCTCACAAACGCCGAGGAGGAGGTCTCTCTTCTCAAAGACACAGTGGTCCAGCAGAAAGACGAGCTTCATGCTGGGGAGATGGAGCGCAGGCGGCTCCACAACACCATCCAGGAGCTCAAG GGCAACATCAGGGTCTTCTGCAGAGTGCGCCCACTGGTAGAGGGAGGCCTCAGCAAGCACATTCAGCTCCCGGTCAGTGACAACAAGACAATAACACTGGCCAAAACGGAGGAG tcTCACACAGGCAAAACGTCTGATACTCAGAAGAATTACAATTTCAATTTTGACCGGGTGTTTGGCCCCCAGGCTTCACAACATGAG GTCTTTGAAGAGATCTCGCTGCTGGTGCAGTCAGCATTGGATGGCTACAATGTCTGCTGCTTTGCCTATGGCCAGACAGGAAGTGGAAAGACATACACTATGGAGGGAAGCGAGTACGACGACTACAGGGGTGTAATTCCCAGAGCTGTGAAGCAAATCTTCAGAGCAGCAGACAAACTGGCAACACAAGGCTGGGAG TTTACCTTCACAGCCAGCTTTGTTGAAATTTACAACGAGACTCTGCGAGACCTCCTCTACACCGGCAAGGCCAGCAAGAGGCCCGAGCACGAGATCAGAAAATCGACCAACAACGAGGTGACGATCACCAACCTCACCTACCAAAAGGTGTCCAGCGAGGATCAG GTTCTCGGCCTGATTATGCTGGCCAATCAGAATCGCTCCACAGCCCAGACTGCCCAGAATGACCGCTCTTCTCGCTCCCATTCGGTCTTCCAGCTGGATATAGAGGGAGTTAACGTTGGCAGGGATGTCAAATGCAAAT CCACTTTGTGCCTAGTGGACTTGGCTGGCAGCGAAAGAATGCTGAAGAGTCAGTCTCAGGGCGAGCGTTTTAAAGAGATGACGGCAATCAACGGCTCCCTGTCCAACCTGGGCATCGTCATCAGCGCGCTGGCCAACAAG GAGAGCTACGTTCCATACAGGAACTCCAAGCTCACCTACCTTCTGCAGGGCTGTTTGGGAGGAAACAGCAAAAC CCTGATGTTTGTCAACATCGCCCCAGAGCCGGACAGCTTTGGGGAAACCCTCAACTCCCTGAGGTTTGCCAGCAAG GTGAACGACTGTGTAATTGGGACCGCAAGTGCCAACAGAAAGTAG